The segment CTGCCCTGTGTAGAGGATGCAGACCTGTTGCGCAACATCCTGTATTCCGGCGTATGGCTCAAATACAACTGCAAGACCGCAAAGGATGCCCGCAAACGGCAGTCTTGAGCGGTTTTGCTTGATTTTTGCACGGCAATACGGTAGACTATAAATGTTATGCCGCAATGGCGGCTGCATGAAATGAGACGTGAGGAAGTATATCCATGAGAGATCCCTATGAGGTGCTGGGCGTTTCGCGCGGCGCAAGCGATGACGAGATCAAAAAAGCATACCGCGCCAAATGCAAGCGCTGGCACCCGGACCTGAACCCCAACGACCCCACCGCCGAAGAGCACTTCAAAGAGGTGCAGGCGGCTTATGACGCCATCACCAAAGGCGAGACCGGCCCTCAGGGCGGCAATCCCTACGGCAGCTACCAGCAGGGCTACGGCCAGCAGAGCTATCAGCAGCAGGGCTACCAGAATGGTTACGGCGGTTTTGGCGGCTTTGATGGTTTTGACGGCTTCGACCCGTTCGGCTTCGGGTTCGGCTTCGGCGGGCAGCAGGGCTACGGCCAGCAGGGTGCCAGCTACTCCGGCTCCGACAGCCCGGAAATGCAGGCCGCCCGCAACTTTGTGGTCAATGGCCGCTACGCGGAGGCCCGCCGGGTGCTGGACGGCATGACCGGACGCAATGCACGGTGGTATTATCTTTCCTCCCTTGCCAATCAGGGACTGGGCAACCGCATCGATGCGCTGCAGGATGCCCGCCGCGCCGTGCAGCTGGACCCCAATAACACCGAATACCAGATGCACCTGCGCCGGATGCAGAACCCCGGCCAGACCTACCGCACCACCCAGACCACCTACGCACGCCCCGGCGGCCTGATGCAGTGGTGCTGGAGCATGATCCTGCTGAACCTGTTGTGCAACTGCTGCTGCGGCGGCTGGGCCTTCCGGTTCCGCATGTGATCCATTTTTTCCGCAGGATACAGCAAGGCCCCGCACCTTTTAGGTGCGGGGCCTTGTTTTTGTTACAGCATTACTTTACGATGATATTGCGGCTGATCTTGCTGCAGTTGTAATTGCCGCCGATCTCTGCCGTCTGCGTATAGGTGCCCGGCTTGGTGGGCAGCTCGCTGGTGCTCTCGGTGAACCAGCCCTGTTTCTTATAGGTATAGCGGATCTTATCGGTGGGCACCACCTGACCATCCACCTCCAGCACGGCTGCTTCGTTGAAGGCTTCCAGCTCTTCAGCAGTCATTGCCTGTTCTGCCTGCTGGGCCCAGTACATGCGCACACCGTCGCGCTTGGGCTTGATGCGGAACATGGCAAAGCCTGCCGTGTTCATATCGCTGCTTTCCAGCGCCAGCGCACCCGCCACATAGTTACCGGAATCCACCGGCTGCTCGTCCAGATAAATGCGGCTGAATGCCCCCTCCGGCAGATACTTGCGGATCAGGTTCAGTGCAAGACGCAGGCCGTTGGACACCTGATCGATGGTGGGCACATAGAAGTGCAGCACATCCATCACCGAGACGACCTCATCGGCCACCCGCAGCAGCACGCCGACGTCGTTGCCGTCGATCAGCTGCTTGAGGTAATTGTACACATTGAACTCTTCCACCTGATCCGGCGTCTTGGACATCACCCGCGGCAGAGGGATCATTTTGAGCAGGGTGCGGATCTTATCCGAGAGCATCAGCGTCACATAGCCGTTTGCCTCGCCGCCAATACCCACAACGACACCGATATACTGGGTATCGGCAGGGGTGGTCTGCACTTCCAGTTTATAATCCGAACCATAGACAAGGTCGCCCGTAGCCTTGATCCGGATGGACACTATTCCGTTTTCCTGTTCCACTGCTGCGGTCTGCTGCGGCAGTGCGGCGGCGGCGAACACCGGTGTTGCTGCTGCGCTGAGCATGAATGCCGCTGCCAGCACAAAGGATATCAATCGTTTGGCCTTCATCGTATAAGACCTCCTGTCTTTCAAAGGATCACGCAGCCGTACCCACCGGCACGCTGCATCGGGAACCGGCATGATGCCATGCCCTGTTATACTCCGATTTTACCGCAAAACGCTGTTTCGGTCAATAACTGGATTCAAGTGATTCAAATGTTTTATATTTTCGCACAAAAGAGGGCCTGCCTTCGCAGCAGGCCCTCCCGGCTTGTCATTCATCGATAAAGTATTCCGGATGGATGCTGCGTGCCTGCGCCACCGACTGCTTGTACCGGCTCAGGTGGCTTTCCAGTGCTTCACTCACATCGTCCGGGCTGCCGTGCAGCAGCGCTTCCAGGATCGCCGTGTGGGTGGCGCACACCGACTTGTTCTCCTCGGTCTGCAGGCTGAACTTGCGGATGCGCTCCACATGCTGCAGGCTGGCAAGCATGTAGTCATAGTGCGCCGCCATCCCGATCAGCTCAAAGGATCTGCGGTGGAACGCATTGTCCAGCTCCAGCAGCCGGGTGGGACGCTCAGGCTGGGTCAGATCTGCTTCCAGCACGCGGTAGTCCTCGATGTTCCTGCGGTATTCCGCTTCCTGCTGGGGTGTCACATGGCCGCGCAGCCGGTTCAGGATCTCCTTTTCCAGCGTAAAGCGGGCAAACTGCTCCATTTCCATCAGCCGCAGATTGATGGGTGCCACATGGGTCCCGCTCTGGGGCTTGATGTCCACCATGCGGGCCAGATTGAGCATCAGCAGTGCCTCCCGCATGGGGGTGCGGCTGATGCCAAGCTCCTCTGCCAGTTCACGGTCATTCAGCGGGTCGCCGGGCTTGAGCTCCATGGTGATGATCCGGCTGCGGAGGGTCTGGTAGGCCATTTCGCGCGCACTCAGTGATGCCATACGGTCTCTCTCCCTTCAGGGTGAAGAATTGATATACTAGTATTGAAGTTGTAAGACCATATTACCCAACCTGCTGGCGGCTGTCAAGTGTAACGGCAACTAAAAATCGCCCGTTTTTTTCTC is part of the Faecalibacterium sp. HTF-F genome and harbors:
- a CDS encoding J domain-containing protein, whose amino-acid sequence is MRDPYEVLGVSRGASDDEIKKAYRAKCKRWHPDLNPNDPTAEEHFKEVQAAYDAITKGETGPQGGNPYGSYQQGYGQQSYQQQGYQNGYGGFGGFDGFDGFDPFGFGFGFGGQQGYGQQGASYSGSDSPEMQAARNFVVNGRYAEARRVLDGMTGRNARWYYLSSLANQGLGNRIDALQDARRAVQLDPNNTEYQMHLRRMQNPGQTYRTTQTTYARPGGLMQWCWSMILLNLLCNCCCGGWAFRFRM
- a CDS encoding GntR family transcriptional regulator, producing MASLSAREMAYQTLRSRIITMELKPGDPLNDRELAEELGISRTPMREALLMLNLARMVDIKPQSGTHVAPINLRLMEMEQFARFTLEKEILNRLRGHVTPQQEAEYRRNIEDYRVLEADLTQPERPTRLLELDNAFHRRSFELIGMAAHYDYMLASLQHVERIRKFSLQTEENKSVCATHTAILEALLHGSPDDVSEALESHLSRYKQSVAQARSIHPEYFIDE